In one Parageobacillus genomosp. 1 genomic region, the following are encoded:
- a CDS encoding methylmalonyl-CoA mutase family protein, with translation MSDISTMKNVTFPAPSFAEWKQEVEKSLKGKPFEKLYSTTYENITIQPIYTRHDVEKLAYIEQYPGFANYVRGTRSNGYIKEPWKVSQEIFASSPTEWNEIVKHDLEKGQTEIHIVLERLGFPVTSLDDIEAMFSDISLDKYSLRVDAGAQSLSFLALFAAYLQQRQIPFDAVHGTIGMDPIGVLAETGKLSASVAALYDVMAAVTKWAKENMPDVKTVIVRGEPYHNGGANAVQELAFAFATAVEYIRACLERGVAIDAIAPRIQFSFSVGSNFFMEIAKLRAARLIWSNIVKAFGGSESSQKIAMHARTSYFTKTVYDPYVNMLRAAAEAFAATVGGTDSLHVSPFDEAIRPADEFSRRIARNTQLILFEEAHIANVIDPAGGSYYVETLTAQVAEETWKLFQQIEAKGGIVQALADGFVQEQVEAVARQRQKNVETRKEKIVGTNFYANLAEEPLEKINESQAQRSSSSIIDEEHVAALQAGFANQQWIETAVDMALRRATAQEIEAALKTEEASIHVKPITQWRLAEPFERLRQASEAHLEKYGERPAVHLINIGNIPNYKARADFITGFFEAGGMAVEKSEGVHSAEEAVSEAINASGTHYVICGSDESYVDIVPALAKAFKQAKPNAKLYVAGKQPADVEQIFIEAGVDGFIHIGSNCYETIVSFMKEMGVVLDV, from the coding sequence GTGAGCGATATTTCAACGATGAAAAATGTGACGTTTCCCGCTCCAAGCTTCGCGGAGTGGAAGCAGGAAGTGGAAAAATCCTTAAAAGGGAAACCGTTCGAAAAATTGTATTCGACCACATATGAGAATATCACGATTCAACCTATTTATACGCGCCATGATGTAGAGAAGCTTGCCTATATTGAGCAGTATCCGGGCTTTGCCAACTACGTCCGCGGCACCAGGTCGAACGGCTATATCAAAGAGCCTTGGAAAGTAAGCCAGGAGATTTTCGCAAGCAGTCCGACCGAGTGGAACGAGATTGTCAAGCATGATTTGGAAAAAGGGCAAACGGAAATCCATATCGTATTGGAGCGGTTAGGGTTTCCAGTTACATCGCTTGACGATATCGAAGCCATGTTTTCCGATATTTCTTTGGATAAGTATTCGCTTCGCGTCGATGCGGGGGCGCAGTCGCTTTCGTTTTTGGCGCTGTTTGCCGCTTATTTGCAACAACGGCAAATACCATTTGATGCGGTGCACGGAACGATCGGCATGGATCCTATCGGTGTGCTAGCGGAAACAGGAAAGCTTTCGGCTTCGGTTGCGGCTTTGTATGACGTGATGGCCGCTGTGACGAAATGGGCAAAAGAAAACATGCCGGACGTGAAGACGGTCATTGTCCGCGGGGAGCCGTATCATAACGGCGGAGCAAACGCGGTGCAAGAGCTTGCTTTTGCCTTTGCGACAGCGGTGGAATATATCCGTGCCTGCTTGGAAAGAGGAGTAGCGATTGATGCCATTGCGCCGCGAATCCAATTTTCGTTCTCTGTCGGTTCCAACTTTTTTATGGAAATCGCCAAGCTCCGTGCGGCAAGGCTTATTTGGTCCAATATTGTCAAAGCGTTTGGCGGCAGTGAGTCATCGCAAAAAATTGCGATGCATGCACGCACGTCGTATTTTACGAAAACGGTGTACGATCCGTATGTCAACATGCTTCGCGCGGCGGCCGAGGCGTTCGCAGCAACGGTCGGCGGCACAGACAGCCTTCACGTTTCTCCGTTTGACGAAGCGATCAGACCGGCTGATGAATTTTCGCGGAGAATCGCCCGCAATACGCAGCTGATTTTGTTCGAAGAGGCGCATATCGCCAATGTCATTGACCCGGCCGGCGGTTCGTACTATGTGGAAACGTTGACGGCGCAAGTGGCGGAAGAAACGTGGAAGCTGTTCCAGCAAATCGAAGCAAAAGGCGGCATCGTTCAAGCGCTTGCGGACGGCTTTGTGCAAGAGCAAGTGGAAGCAGTCGCAAGGCAGCGCCAGAAAAACGTTGAAACGCGAAAAGAAAAAATTGTCGGCACCAATTTTTACGCGAACTTGGCGGAAGAACCGCTTGAAAAAATAAATGAAAGCCAAGCGCAACGGTCCTCCTCTTCTATCATCGATGAGGAACATGTCGCCGCGCTGCAAGCTGGTTTTGCCAATCAGCAATGGATCGAAACGGCAGTTGACATGGCTTTGCGTCGAGCAACCGCTCAGGAAATCGAAGCGGCATTAAAAACAGAGGAAGCGTCCATCCATGTCAAGCCGATTACACAATGGCGTTTGGCCGAACCGTTCGAACGACTGCGCCAAGCTTCGGAAGCGCATTTGGAAAAATACGGGGAGCGCCCTGCCGTTCATCTTATCAATATCGGAAATATTCCAAACTATAAAGCGCGCGCCGATTTTATTACCGGCTTTTTTGAAGCCGGCGGGATGGCGGTTGAAAAAAGCGAAGGTGTTCATAGCGCTGAGGAAGCGGTGTCAGAGGCAATCAATGCAAGCGGGACGCATTATGTTATTTGCGGCTCGGATGAAAGCTACGTCGATATCGTTCCGGCACTCGCCAAAGCGTTCAAGCAGGCAAAGCCAAACGCCAAGCTATATGTCGCCGGAAAACAGCCTGCCGATGTCGAACAGATTTTCATCGAGGCGGGGGTCGATGGCTTTATCCATATCGGTTCGAACTGTTATGAAACGATTGTATCGTTTATGAAAGAGATGGGGGTGGTCCTTGATGTGTAA
- a CDS encoding type II toxin-antitoxin system PemK/MazF family toxin, with amino-acid sequence MYKQGDILLIPVPFSNLSVTKQRPVLVLSNDKYNQLTEDLLVAAITSQLRDIDYSVLITQEDLAEGNLKATSAIRADKIYTLSKEIIIKKFGSVKKEVVQSVVRKLNNLIIP; translated from the coding sequence ATGTATAAGCAAGGTGATATTCTTCTGATTCCGGTTCCATTCAGCAACTTATCAGTCACGAAACAACGACCCGTTCTTGTTCTGTCTAATGATAAGTATAATCAACTAACCGAAGATTTACTTGTCGCTGCGATTACTTCCCAACTAAGAGATATTGATTATTCCGTTTTAATTACCCAAGAGGATTTAGCAGAGGGAAACCTTAAAGCCACCTCTGCTATTAGAGCAGACAAAATATATACTCTTTCTAAAGAGATCATCATTAAAAAATTTGGAAGTGTAAAGAAAGAAGTTGTACAAAGCGTTGTAAGGAAATTAAATAACTTGATTATCCCCTAA
- a CDS encoding DUF2281 domain-containing protein codes for MNTAKEKLIDLIKQMPESEIVKVLDFAEYLMKKQEKQLVQDLSKASETSTDFWDNETDDEVWNHV; via the coding sequence ATGAATACGGCGAAGGAAAAATTAATTGATCTTATAAAGCAGATGCCGGAGAGCGAGATTGTAAAGGTTTTAGATTTTGCTGAATACTTAATGAAAAAACAAGAAAAGCAACTTGTCCAAGATTTAAGTAAAGCAAGCGAAACAAGTACAGATTTTTGGGACAATGAAACCGATGATGAGGTTTGGAATCATGTATAA
- a CDS encoding RNA-guided endonuclease InsQ/TnpB family protein, whose amino-acid sequence MLRGQKVFFRASKTDLDRLYACNRESARVWNECLRLAKEHFLQHGCWITKSELQKQTKRKFHLHSQSIQAICHKYLFARQSAHYAIQQGHPARYPYKKKKYFPTKWAKDGFKVYENGKIELSMGIHHGKREKPIVVYASHLPKGTIKEIECCWDQGLYLAVTYEDGQKAKAYQPGSSVGVDLGEVHTIGAFCENGQALLITGRKIRSLHRLRNKKLAEIQRRQSKCQKGSRRWKKYERAKQYVLSKSERQLRDALHKTTKQFVDWCRSQSVSDVYIGNVEGVQRNTRKKKRTSRKQAQKLSNWSFGKVKQYLTYKLAQHGIRLHEIEESYTSQTCPVCQKRKKASSRQFVCRCGYEEHRDVHGARNILSKALHGTFVHWDVQTKLTYLRIA is encoded by the coding sequence ATGCTTCGTGGGCAAAAAGTGTTCTTCCGGGCATCGAAAACGGATTTGGACCGATTGTATGCCTGTAATCGGGAATCCGCCCGTGTTTGGAATGAATGCCTCCGCTTAGCCAAAGAACACTTCCTCCAGCATGGGTGCTGGATCACCAAAAGCGAGCTGCAAAAACAAACGAAAAGAAAGTTCCATCTTCACAGCCAATCGATTCAAGCCATCTGCCACAAATACCTCTTCGCAAGACAATCTGCTCATTACGCCATCCAACAAGGACATCCTGCTCGTTATCCCTACAAGAAAAAGAAGTACTTCCCAACGAAATGGGCGAAAGATGGTTTCAAGGTTTACGAAAACGGAAAAATCGAACTGTCGATGGGCATTCATCACGGAAAACGGGAAAAGCCAATCGTTGTGTATGCGTCGCATCTGCCCAAGGGAACGATCAAAGAAATCGAATGCTGCTGGGATCAAGGTCTTTATTTGGCCGTGACGTATGAAGATGGACAAAAGGCCAAAGCGTACCAACCGGGTTCATCGGTCGGAGTCGATCTTGGGGAAGTGCATACCATAGGTGCGTTTTGCGAAAACGGTCAAGCCCTCCTTATCACGGGAAGAAAAATACGCTCCCTTCATCGGCTGCGGAATAAAAAACTGGCCGAGATCCAGCGTCGTCAATCGAAATGTCAAAAAGGATCACGCCGATGGAAAAAGTATGAGCGGGCGAAACAATACGTGTTATCCAAATCCGAAAGACAGCTGCGGGATGCGCTCCATAAAACGACCAAACAGTTTGTCGACTGGTGCCGTTCCCAATCGGTTTCCGATGTGTACATCGGAAACGTCGAAGGGGTGCAGCGAAACACGAGAAAGAAAAAACGTACGAGCCGCAAACAAGCGCAAAAGCTCTCGAATTGGTCATTCGGGAAAGTGAAGCAGTATCTCACTTATAAGCTGGCTCAACATGGCATTCGCTTGCATGAAATCGAGGAGTCATATACAAGTCAGACATGTCCTGTCTGCCAAAAGAGAAAAAAAGCATCTTCCCGACAGTTTGTGTGCCGGTGTGGGTATGAGGAGCATCGTGATGTTCACGGTGCAAGAAATATCTTAAGCAAGGCGCTGCATGGTACTTTTGTTCATTGGGACGTGCAAACGAAGCTGACGTATCTACGGATTGCGTAA
- a CDS encoding dihydrolipoamide acetyltransferase family protein: protein MAIEQLTMPQLGESVTEGTISKWLVSVGDKVNKYDPIAEVMTDKVNAEIPSSFTGVIKEIIAKEGETLPVGAVICTIEVEGEGTAAETKQEEAPKAEETKGEAAQAPKKADRANKGRYSPAVLRLAQEHNIDLEQVQGTGLGGRITRKDLLKLIESGNIPKADGQPAASAQPAPQPTPAQEAPKAEPAAAPKQSAAPNVPVQAGDIEIPVTPVRKAIAANMLRSKHEAPHAWTMVEVDVTNLVAYRDSIKDEFKKREGFNLTYFAFFVKAVAQALKEFPQLNSMWAGDKIVQKKDINISIAVATDDALFVPVIKHADEKSIKGIAREITELAAKVRAGKLRPEDMQGGTFTVNNTGSFGSVQSMGIINYPQAAILQVESIVKRPVVKDGMIAIRDMVNLCLSLDHRVLDGLICGRFLARVKEILENVSKDNTPIY from the coding sequence GTGGCAATTGAACAACTTACCATGCCCCAGCTTGGGGAAAGCGTCACCGAAGGCACGATTAGCAAATGGCTCGTTTCCGTCGGCGATAAAGTCAATAAATACGATCCAATCGCCGAAGTCATGACTGATAAAGTAAACGCCGAAATTCCATCCTCCTTTACAGGCGTTATTAAAGAAATCATTGCCAAAGAAGGGGAAACACTGCCGGTTGGCGCCGTGATTTGTACGATTGAAGTGGAAGGCGAAGGAACAGCAGCGGAAACGAAACAAGAGGAAGCACCGAAAGCAGAAGAGACAAAGGGAGAAGCTGCCCAAGCTCCGAAAAAAGCGGATCGGGCCAATAAAGGCCGCTATTCGCCAGCCGTTCTTCGCCTCGCTCAAGAACATAATATTGATTTGGAGCAAGTGCAAGGAACAGGACTGGGTGGACGGATTACGCGCAAAGATTTGTTAAAACTCATCGAATCCGGAAATATCCCGAAAGCCGATGGGCAGCCAGCCGCTTCGGCTCAGCCTGCACCGCAGCCAACACCAGCGCAAGAAGCGCCGAAAGCAGAACCAGCTGCTGCTCCAAAACAGTCGGCGGCGCCAAACGTCCCTGTTCAAGCAGGCGACATCGAAATTCCGGTCACACCGGTGCGCAAAGCGATCGCCGCGAACATGCTTCGCAGCAAGCACGAAGCGCCGCACGCCTGGACGATGGTCGAAGTCGATGTCACAAACTTGGTTGCGTATCGCGACTCGATCAAAGACGAATTCAAAAAACGCGAAGGCTTCAATTTAACGTATTTCGCCTTCTTCGTCAAAGCGGTCGCGCAGGCGCTCAAAGAATTCCCACAGCTCAACTCGATGTGGGCGGGCGACAAAATCGTGCAGAAAAAAGATATCAACATCTCGATCGCCGTTGCGACAGACGATGCGTTATTCGTGCCGGTCATTAAGCACGCCGACGAAAAATCAATCAAAGGCATCGCCCGTGAAATCACCGAGCTCGCCGCCAAAGTGCGCGCCGGCAAACTCCGCCCGGAAGACATGCAAGGCGGCACGTTTACGGTGAACAACACCGGCTCTTTCGGCTCAGTGCAATCGATGGGCATCATCAACTATCCGCAAGCAGCAATTTTGCAAGTCGAATCAATCGTCAAACGCCCGGTTGTCAAAGACGGCATGATCGCGATCCGCGACATGGTGAACTTATGTTTATCGCTTGACCACCGCGTCCTCGACGGCTTAATCTGCGGCCGCTTCCTGGCGCGTGTCAAAGAGATTTTGGAAAACGTATCGAAAGACAATACGCCGATTTATTAA
- a CDS encoding alpha-ketoacid dehydrogenase subunit beta, translating to MPVISYIDAVTMAIREEMERDPRVFVLGEDVGKKGGVFKATQGLYEQFGEERVIDTPLAESAIVGVGIGAAMYGLRPIAEIQFADFIMPAVNQIISEAARIRYRSNNDWNCPIVIRAPYGGGVHGALYHSQSVEAIFANQPGLKIVMPSTPYDVKGLLKAAIRDEDPVLFFEHKRAYRLIKGEVPEDDYVLPIGKADVKREGDDITVITYGLCVHFALQAAERVAQDGISAHILDLRTVYPLDKEAIIEAASKTGKVLLITEDNKEGSVMSEVAAIIAEHCLFDLDAPIMRLAGPDVPAMPYAPTMEKFFMVNPDKVEKAMRELAAF from the coding sequence ATGCCAGTGATTTCCTATATTGATGCTGTGACGATGGCGATTCGTGAGGAAATGGAACGTGACCCGCGCGTTTTCGTATTAGGGGAAGACGTGGGCAAAAAGGGCGGAGTATTTAAAGCGACGCAAGGATTGTATGAACAGTTTGGCGAAGAGCGCGTCATTGACACTCCATTGGCCGAATCCGCGATCGTTGGCGTCGGAATTGGCGCGGCGATGTACGGACTGCGCCCGATTGCTGAAATTCAATTTGCCGATTTCATCATGCCGGCGGTCAACCAAATTATTTCTGAAGCGGCGCGCATTCGCTACCGCTCGAACAACGACTGGAACTGCCCGATCGTCATTCGCGCCCCGTATGGCGGCGGCGTTCACGGCGCATTATACCATTCGCAATCGGTGGAAGCGATTTTTGCGAACCAGCCAGGTTTAAAAATTGTCATGCCATCGACACCGTATGATGTGAAAGGGCTTTTGAAAGCGGCCATCCGCGATGAAGACCCGGTTCTTTTCTTTGAACATAAACGCGCGTATCGCTTAATTAAAGGCGAAGTGCCGGAAGACGATTACGTATTGCCAATCGGCAAAGCCGATGTTAAACGCGAGGGCGACGATATTACCGTTATTACGTATGGATTATGCGTTCACTTTGCGCTGCAAGCGGCAGAACGGGTAGCGCAAGACGGCATTTCCGCTCATATTCTTGATTTGCGCACGGTATATCCGTTAGATAAAGAAGCGATTATTGAAGCGGCAAGCAAAACAGGGAAAGTGCTGCTTATTACGGAAGATAACAAAGAAGGAAGCGTCATGAGCGAAGTAGCTGCCATTATCGCTGAACATTGCTTGTTTGATTTAGATGCGCCAATTATGCGCCTTGCCGGCCCGGACGTTCCGGCGATGCCATATGCGCCGACGATGGAAAAATTCTTTATGGTCAACCCGGATAAAGTGGAAAAAGCGATGCGCGAGCTAGCGGCGTTTTAA